From the genome of Astyanax mexicanus isolate ESR-SI-001 chromosome 3, AstMex3_surface, whole genome shotgun sequence:
aagtcttaaaattttatgaatttaaatttgttttctttgcattatttgaggtctgaaagctctgcatcttttttattatttcagacatttctcattttctgcaaataaatgctctaaatgacaataatttttaGTTAGAATTCAgaagaaatgttgtgtgtagtttatagattaaaacaaccaagttaattttactcaagcatttacctataaatagcaaaatcagagaatctgattcagaaactgaagtggtctcttaattttttctagagctgtatataaatattagCCACAGATTAAGATAAGCCGCAGTGATTAAAGCGTGTGAAAAAAGTTGTGGCTTATAACCTGGAAATTACTGTACACATTTGCTCCCTTTTCATTGTGAAGAGAAAACACATATGTATGGTTTGCAGTGTGCAACCATAATAATAACAGGTTGAAAAATTCATGTCTTTTAAGGAAGCACAGAATGGGTGCACAGCTGAATAAGAGGGGAGAGGAGGAAGGAtaagacaacaaaataaataaatgtgggtCAGTGTGGCTGTGGATTAGGACTGGAGGATCTGCCCTGAAGGAGTACATGTAGTTCtaaaaaatgaatgggagtgaataggagtaaaaaaaaggacaaatagatgagtgcaggACAAACACATAGTAAATTTGTTCTTGTGCTCTTCTCCTTTGTATCCACAAGAGTGTGTATCGTTTGAACACATCGGTGTGTAGTCGTTCCACAGAGGATACCTTCTTTTATGTGTTCAATTGTAAACCGTTTTtatcagtcctgtcactgtctgtctacCTGCCATGGACTCTAATGCTTCTGaaacaaactccatttcccatgatacACCTGCACTCAACTCTCCAGACATGCCGGATCACGTGACCCATCGTTGTTCCGGTTCGCCCTCCTACTGATTGCACACACCCGGACTCAGTAGTATAAATAACACTCACGTTCACTCAGTCCTTGCCGGGTATTGAACCTATTTTACAAAGCTCTTCTGCCTTgcgtttcttttgtgtttttactcTTTTGTCGCAGAccatttttgactactctttagCTTGGTCCTTTGTTTGTTAGCTTTTTTCGGTTCTGGCCTGTTTTTGTATATTGACCATCCCTTTGCTTTGCCCTATTACTCTGTTTTGGATTGCCTGTGTATGATCTCTTTACCTGAACACTGTTTCTGCCCCTGCCTTCCCCTGACTATTCTTTTCTTatactttaataaattatttatgttGTATCCATGCTTGTTTGTTCCATGTTTGGCTTCCGTGACTGTGTAGTAAACTATACAATTTAAAGGacaactctggtgtaaaatggacttcagactgggtgacggggcataatttgccctgataaattgctttttccaccggaTTTTAGTAAGGAGACTTGGAGCtgctttgagcctggataatggtgtaaaaagctaatttattgccccatgtcacccagtctgaagggtgtttggacaaactgttaaaatatctggatcttggaaagctgtgggagaacggaggtgtgctattcagcAAAGGTAAGtacaattttacactggagttctcctttaaatcaatGCACAATCATAATAATAAGCATATTAAAACAAAACCATATTTGTCATGTCACGCCAAAACATTGTATCTCCGAAGTGTCAACTTTTCAAAAGAAAAAACCCTTTTCTAACTTTTAATGAAAATCAATGTGAAAAGATTTAAATCTAATCAAGATTTGTGAGCTCTTCCATTAGTACACTTTTATTGAAATTGTTTCAAAGCTGCCATGCAAGTCACAAGGTTCTTGAATGACACTGTCAATATAGATCAATGTCTGCGTCATTTTAGATTGAGTCTTAATCTCTTGGTAGAGTCTCCTCCTTTGCTCGCGGTGGACCAGGTGTGGACGTTATTAGCACTAATTGTAAGGCCTGAGTGAGAGTCCCCATTCCGTCAGCGCTGTGTTTGCTCCATCTGTTCTCGCTCCTAGCTATAAGGCTGCTTGGCTCTTATATCATATGGCCACATTCCCACATATTAGACATTTTCTGCTGCTTCAGATTGAACAAACATTCAGCATGAAATCATCTGGGTCAGATCAATCTAACATGCAATTTTTGTTACAGCGTAGTTGTTTAAATGTCATACAAAAGATCTTTTAACATTTACACTGAATTAACACATTGTTGCACAAAGACAGGAATGTTAATCTTCAGTGTAAAGAACtttgtgtacattttatacagttttatttgaCGTGGAAGGTGTTTTAGtggttaaataacacaattttttaaagatgttttttgtaataatgtagctattttgatgtagatatttgtaataatgtagctattttgatgtagatatttataataatgtagctattttgatgtagatatttataatactgttactattttgatgtagatatttgtaataatgaagctattttgatgtagatatttgtaataatgaagctattttgatgtagatatttgtaataatgaagctattttgatgtagatatttgtaataatgtagctattttgatgtagatttttgtaataatgtagctattttgatgtagatatttataatactgttactattttgatgtagatatttgtaataatgaagctattttgatgtagatatttgtaataatgaagctattttgatgtagatatttgtaataatgaagctattttgatgtagatatttgtaataatgtagttATTTTGAtttagatatttgtaataatgtagcgATTTTGAtttagatatttgtaataatgtagcgattttgatgtagatatttataatactgttactattttgatgtagatatttgtaataatgtagctattttgatgtagatatttgtaataatgtagctattttgatgtagatatttgtaataatgtagctattttgatgtagatatttgtaataatgtagcgattttgatgtagatatttataatactgttactattttgatgtagatatttgtaataatgtagctattttgatgtagatatttgtaataatgtagctattttgatgtagatatttgtaataatgtagctattttgatgtagatatttgtaataatgtagctattttgatgtagatatttgtaataatgaagctattttgatgtagatatttgtaataatgtagctattttgatgtagatatttgtaataatgtagctattttgatgtagatatttgtaataatgtagctattttgatttagatatttgtaataatgtagcgattttgatgtagatatttgtaataatgtagctattttgatgtagatatttgtaataatgtagctattttgatttagatatttgtaataatgtagctattttgatgtagatatttgtaataatgtagctattttgatgtagatatttgtaataatgtagcgattttgatgtagatatttataatactgttactattttgatgtagatatttgtaataatgtagctattttgatgtagatatttgtaataatgaagctattttgatgtagatatttgtaataatgtagctattttgatgtagatatttgtaataatgtagctattttgatttagatatttgtaataatgtagcgattttgatgtagatatttataatactgttactattttgatgtagatatttgtaataatgtagctattttgatgtagatatttgtaataatgtagctattttgatgtagatatttgtaataatgtagctattttgatgtagatatttgtaataatgtagcgattttgatgtagatatttataatactgttactattttgatgtagatatttgtaataatgtagttattttgatgtagatatttgtaataatgtagctattttgatgtagatatttgtaataatgaagctattttgatgtagatatttgtaataatgtagctattttgatgtagatatttgtaataatgaagctattttgatgtagatatttgtaataatgtagctattttgatgtagatatttgtaataatgtagctattttgatgtagatatttgtaataatgtagctattttgatttagatatttgtaataatgtagcgattttgatgtagatatttgtaataatgtagctattttgatgtagatatttgtaataatgtagctattttgatttagatatttgtaataatgtagcgattttgatgtagatatttgtaataatgtagctattttgatgtagatatttgtaataatgtagctattttgatttagatatttgtaataatgtagcgattttgatgtagatatttgtaataatgtagctattttgatgtagatatttgtaataatgtagctattttgatttagatatttgtaataatgtagctattttgatgtagatatttgtaataatgtagctattttgatgtagatatttgtaataatgtagctattttgatttagatatttgtaataatgtagcgattttgatgtagatatttgtaataatgtagctattttgatgtagatatttgtaataatgtagctattttgatgtagatatttgtaataatgtagctattttgatgtagatatttgtaataatgtagcgattttgatgtagatatttgtaataatgtagctattttgatgtagatatttgtaataatgtagctattttaatgtagatatttgtaataatgtagctattttgatgtagatatttgtaataatgtagttattttgatgtagatatttataataatgtagctattttgatgtagatatttgtaataatgtagctattttgatgtagatatttgtaataatgaagctattttgatgtagatatttgtaataatgtagctattttgatgtagatatttgtaataatgaagctattttgatgtagatatttgtaataatgtagctattttgatttagttatttataataatgtagctattttgatgtagatatttataataatgtagctattttgatgtagatatttgtaataatgaagctattttgatgtagatatttgtaataatgtagctattttgatgtagatatttgtaataatgtagctattttgatgtagatatttgtaataatgtagctattttgatgtagatatttataataatgtagctattttgatgtagatatttataataatgtagctattttgatgtagatatttataataatgttgctattttgatgtagatatttgtaataatgaagctattttgatgtagatatttgtaataatgtagctattttgatgtagatatttgtaataatgaagctattttgatgtagatatttgtaataatgtagctattttgatgtagatatttgtaataatgtagctattttgatgtagatatttgtaataatgtagctattttgatgtagatatttataatgttgctattttgatgtagatatttgtaataatgtagatattttcacattatatttatcatattgtgTCCAATATGTGACGTGTGAACACGAAGGAACCATGGGTCCGCCCCACGTCATGACGCATagcccctgtctgtcccagctggcccgcgttgGACTGATTGAGCAGCCAGCTGGGACCGGCATAAAAAACATGCCTCAGCTTTCACTTAAGAGACGCTGATGGTGAGAAGAAGGCAAATTAACTTAAAACAGTGAAGTTACAcgactagagccccactgggctgtTTCTATGTTGGCTTGAGTTTGTTTGGGTGTGGTGAAGGGCGttttttagctaaataaatgtaaaatttgaGCTCAGTCACTTCCtgtgtctttgtctctctgtgcttcctgATTACTGGGTCATGGTGGCCACGCCTCTATCCCCAGGAGCACCCCTCAAAATACTTAGCTTAGGGAACTTCGGTAAAGCTTAAGCTATCCACCCTACTGCAGGAAAATATGGTAatggtaattaaaataattatagaaAAAATGTATGCACCTTTGACACAGAACAAGAAAAGACACCATGTACAATATAACTTTAGGTCaaccacatttttattaaatctcAATTTctgctaaaattgtccaccctttAGTGCAGCTTGCAAAACTATGATTTATGTGGCATCTGCagtctataaatataataaacagtcAATCGTAAGTCAAGCTTTGAGGTCCAAAGAGCTCAGTATTCAGATCATGATTAATCCTTTCACACAGGTGAattgtgtttatatacatttgtTTGGAAAGGGCTATTTTTAGCATTCATAATTACACTCTTTCTTTGGACCTTTTGTCTTTAGTGCATTAGTGAGAGTTTAATCCCCTAATATTGTTGTGAAAATGTTTTCCCTGCAGTCGTTTAGCGCCAGCGCTAATGTGTTAATTGCACTGGACAGAAAAGAGAGATCAGGGAACGTTGGAGGCAATTATTGTTCGCCGAGTCAATCAGAAAACTCCCGAAAGACCAGTGTCTCAGAAATCTCTGCACACTTCCCTGTTTATTCAGGTGTTTTTTGATTGGATGCAGCAATCGGGATAAGCCAAACCAAAAGGCAAAACTTGAATAGAGAAGATAATCATCATTGTTTATTTATCGCTAAAATTATCAACACAGAATGCAAGACAGAACAATAATccacagtaaacaaacaaaagcttACTTCAGATTATCTTTCCCAGAGGGCTTTGCTGGGGGACTTGCTCGCTTCCCAGCTTTAGTAAAAATGTTTCTTGGTGATCTCCAAAGAGGAGATGCTGACGTCATTCACCACCTGGACTTTTGTGATGGTCTTCAGATCCTCGACGCGGTGCTTATACTGCATGATCTTCGTGTTGTCGATGTAAACATGGAAGTTGTCGTTGTCTGAGTAGATTTCGATCTgttgaaagagaaaataaaggaaaaaaaaactttgttcagaatttgtaataatttatttatacacCTTATgtgtaaaagtattgggacaccagcaCATGTCTTTCCCATCACAATaaatcaccatcagtgtgtagtcgctcCCCTCAGGCTACGTTTCCCTATTTATTCCATTATAATCTACTGTATTGTGTGTTATACTTGTCGGGGTTTAATGTTGCTAAAGGTTGTAGCGagtataaattacatttattatctGCTGCTTAGTGTGGCTTTATATTGATTTAATGCTTCAGTAACTGCTTATGCTCTAAGGCATATATGTGTGAATATACCAAGTGTTAATTTGAAACAAGCTAAATTATCTACCAGTGgattacaacattttaaaaagataaaataacatGAATAACCTTATATTAATCTAACAACCACCACATTAGGCTGAATTTAAGAGAATTTCACTTActtaaatacactatatggactaaCGCATTGGGAAACTTGCTTATGCTTTATTTCTGCTGAAATTAAGTGAGTTTTACAGAAATTAAAGAGAGTTTattatgcttttgttggagtaactgtgtctatTGTCCAGAGAGGACCTTCTACTTACATGTTGATATagtttatttgattaaaactcTGATCCTAGTTCCACAGCTCAATCTTAAGGGGCTTTGTACTACTGTAACCCAGCCCAGTCCTTAGCATTAGGAATTGTATAATGCCAACAGGTTAATTTGTTGATCTAGTCTGTGAGTCCTGTTCTATTTACAGGGACTAAACATGCaaaatgtgtgcatttgcacatcactGTCAGCAAGTAGCAAATATTAGTAATACATTACAAAAATGcactagaatatcattgaaaggttactttatttcattaattcagttcaaaatgtttcttttattgttgatgattgtcttacagccagtgaaaacccaaaaaacagtgtctcagaaaatgagtatattttatacaaatcatcactgattgtggaaacttcacactctaCCTCAAGACTCTcaagcttgaactgtgtgtctctccactcttcctccagactctgataccttgatttacaaatgaaatgtaaaatgtactgatgatcagtgatggtttggagagacatgtcatctgctggtgttgatccactgttttattaTCCAGTCCAAAGCCAGTGCAGTATTTtgctggaaaatcttacagcacttcatgcgtccctctgctgataacaacttttatggagatgcagatttcattttccagcaggacttggcacactgcccacactgccaaaactaccaattggtctttataaaatattcaaattttctgagatactgatttttgggttttcattgtctgtaagccattatcatcaacaataaaagaaataaacgcataaaataaatcactctgtgtgtaatacatctttgtaatatatacatttcacattttgtcacaacTGTGACTGTATTGCTTCACCTGGAAGGGTTCGTCAGTGCCGAAGGGAAAGTTGGAGCACCGTTCCTCATGCCCCCAGCGTTTCCCCATGTACGAGTTGCAGACGATGTCAGACTCGGTGAAGCGGGGGTTGAAATGGAAGGCTATTTTGTCGTCTCGGTCGCAGAGGAAATTGATCTCGAACCTCGGTGAGGCAGAAAGGCAGCGCATTAGTGAAGCTGTAGCAATCAATTAGGAGTCAGAGGCAATAAGGTCTGGCACAATCATGGCTGAAGAAACCAACACAAGAGCCAGAAAAAAATCACTAAAGCAGCTGCATTTGGCTGCGTGCTTCTCCTACCCCTCATCCTACCGTTATTTCCAGATTACTGGGATTCCTGCATGGTTTCCCTGCATGGAAATCCAAACATCTCCTCCCCCGACTAAAAGCCTTGGCTGGTTTCTGCGCTGTCTGTGAAGATCCATAATAAATGAACCGTGCCTGGATCTCACGCCCAAGGGAAAGGCGTCCTACCTAT
Proteins encoded in this window:
- the grifin gene encoding grifin, with amino-acid sequence MTLRFEASCPDGLCPGWSVILKGETPLEASKFEINFLCDRDDKIAFHFNPRFTESDIVCNSYMGKRWGHEERCSNFPFGTDEPFQIEIYSDNDNFHVYIDNTKIMQYKHRVEDLKTITKVQVVNDVSISSLEITKKHFY